From Plasmodium yoelii strain 17X genome assembly, chromosome: 7, one genomic window encodes:
- a CDS encoding rhomboid protease ROM3, putative, translating to MSNKYAENDENSNLLPGTTELIEKNAQNKFYDVLFPQISLNRIIVWISFFQIIIYILSCLLSENLTVPNVDVLMFLGATYGPSVKQGELWRLLFPIFLHANWWHLIINIICILNLGLVIETKYKKKRFLLIYFLSGFIGNTLTIICNPCQLAVGASTSGFGLIGCSIMEIFLAWKNLSKKAQNYYMFNICIFLVFFLFVSFSPTVDFFGHIGGFVCGAFLACHYNKFLGYDIFQECLHYGFASICALIIFYLPLRLFILNMPCEFV from the exons atgtcaaataaatatgcggaaaatgatgaaaattcGAATTTGTTACCTGGGACTACTGAGCTGATTGAGAAAAATgcacaaaataaattttacgACGTTTTATTTCCTCAAATATCGCTAAATAG AATTATTGTGTGGATTAGTTTTTtccaaataataatttatatattgagTTGCTTATTAAGTGAAAACCTAACAGTTCCTAATGTAGACGTCTTGATGTTCCTTGGGGCTACATACGGGCCATCTGTCAA GCAAGGAGAATTATGGAGACTACTATTTCCTATATTTTTGCACGCCAATTGGTGgcatttaattataaatattatatgtattttaaaTTTAGGGTTAGTAATTGAGactaaatataaaaaaaaaaggtttttattaatatattttttatcggGATTTATTGGAAATACATTAACAATAATTTGCAACCCTTGCCAATTGGCAGTTGGAGCATCAACTAGTGGGTTTGGATTAATTGGATGTTCTATCATGGAAATATTTTTAGCTTGGAAAAATTTATCGAAGAAAgcacaaaattattatatgtttaatatatgtatttttttagtattttttttatttgtaagtTTTTCTCCAACTGTTGATTTTTTTGGACATATAGGAGGATTTGTGTGCGGGGCTTTTTTGGCATGTCATTACAACAAATTTTTGGGATATGATAT ttttcaGGAATGTTTACATTATGGATTTGCCTCAATTTGTgctttaattattttttatttgccaCTTCGTCTATTCATTTTGAATATGCCATGTGAATTTGTTTAg
- a CDS encoding protein disulfide isomerase, putative, whose product MNTKYISFLLFLIPFVFKNYVRSHEDLFNEHITSIHDGELSNFITKNDIVLVMFYAPWCGHCKRLIPEYNEAAIMLSEKKSEIKLASVDATIERGLSQEYGITGYPTMILFNKKNRINYGGGRTAQTIVDWILQMTGPVSTEITGNIEDVLKEKNINVAFYMEYTSEDNELFKMFNEVGDKNREIAKYFMKKNDKHNKIYCYRKDEKTVEYDEKTPLNDFVSIESFPLFGEINTENYRFYAESPKELVWVCATVEQYNEIKEEVRLAAAELRNKTHFVLLNIPEYADHAKASLGINEFPGLAYQSSEGRYLLTNPQQSLKNHKDIISFFKDVEAGKIEKSLKSEPIPEEDKNAAVKVVVGNSFIDVVLNSGKDVLIEIYAPWCGHCKKLEPVYEELGRKLKKYDHIIVAKMDGTLNETALKEFEWSGFPTIFFVKAGSKIPLPYEGERTLKGFVDFLNKHSTKTPITIDGVSQSDEGSSEEL is encoded by the exons ATgaatacaaaatatatttcttttttactATTTCTAATTCCCTTTGTTTTCAAAAATTATGTTCGATCTCATGAGGATCTTTTTAACGAACATATAACAAGCATACATGATGGAGAATTAAGTAATTTCataacaaaaaatgatatcGTACTAGTTATGTTTTACGCCCCATG GTGTGGACATTGCAAACGATTAATCCCCGAATACAACGAAGCAGCTATTATGCTTTCTGAAAAGAAAAGTGAAATCAAATTGGCAAGTGTTGATGCCACTATTGAAAGAGGTCTTTCTCAAGAATATGGAATTACTGGATACCCAACTatgattttatttaataaaaagaataGAATAAATTATGGAGGTGGCCGAACAGCTCAAACTATTGTAGATTGGATACTTCAAATGACTGGGCCTGTATCTACAGAAATAACAGGAAATATAGAAGAtgttttaaaagaaaaaaatataaatgttgcATTTTATATGGAATACACTTCAGAAGataatgaattatttaaaatgtttaatGAAGTTGGAGATAAAAATCGTGAAATtgcaaaatattttatgaaaaaaaatgataaacataataaaatatattgttatagaaaagatgaaaaaacagtcgaatatgatgaaaaaactCCATTAAATGATTTTGTATCAATTGAATCATTTCCTTTATTTGGTGAAATTAATACAGAAAATTATAGGTTTTATGCAGAAAGCCCAAAAGAGTTAGTATGGGTATGTGCCACAGTTGAACAATAcaatgaaataaaagaagaaGTTAGATTAGCTGCTGCAGAATTAAGAAATAAAACACATTTCGTTTTGTTAAATATACCAGAATATGCTGATCATGCTAAGGCCTCATTAGGTATAAATGAATTCCCAGGTTTAGCTTATCAATCAAGTGAAGGTagatatttattaacaaatcCACAACAATCTTTAAAAAACcataaagatataatttcattttttaaagatGTTGAAGCTggaaaaattgaaaaatctCTTAAATCAGAACCAATACCAGAAGAAGATAAAAATGCAGCAGTAAAAGTTGTAGTTGGAAATTCATTTATAGATGTTGTATTAAACAGTGGAAAAGATGTACTTATAGAAATATATGCTCCATGGTGTGGACATTGTAAAAAATTAGAACCTGTTTATGAAGAACTTGgaagaaaattaaaaaaatatgatcatATAATTGTTGCTAAAATGGATGGTACACTTAATGAAACAGCACTTAAAGAATTTGAATGGTCTGGTTTCCcaactatattttttgttaaagcTGGATCAAAAATACCTTTACCATATGAAGGTGAAAGAACATTAAAAGGATTTGTTGATTTCTTAAATAAACATTCCACTAAAACTCCAATCACTATTGATGGTGTTTCACAATCTGATGAAGGATCTTCTGAAGAATTATAA